One window from the genome of Thermodesulfobacteriota bacterium encodes:
- a CDS encoding ferritin family protein, with protein MTIEEALVTSLEYEHRVRDHFRTCAGQAASPEARGFFELMAREEQGHVDYLEAKLSRWRETGRVGKTELATAVPRRGWLARGKESLGARRPATGGPSPREHLYRALELEHQVSAFYRKLVDAVEEPEAAALFRRFLEIEDGHTALVQAEIDHETHTGVFFGVQEFTLDGE; from the coding sequence ATGACCATCGAAGAAGCCCTCGTCACCTCGCTGGAGTACGAGCACCGGGTGAGGGACCACTTTCGCACGTGTGCGGGGCAGGCCGCCAGCCCCGAAGCCCGGGGGTTCTTCGAGCTCATGGCCCGGGAGGAGCAGGGGCACGTGGACTACCTGGAGGCCAAGCTCTCCCGGTGGCGGGAGACCGGGCGAGTGGGGAAAACCGAGCTCGCGACGGCGGTGCCCCGGCGGGGTTGGCTCGCGCGAGGCAAGGAATCTCTCGGCGCCCGGCGCCCCGCGACGGGCGGCCCCTCACCCCGGGAGCACCTCTACCGGGCCCTGGAGCTGGAGCACCAGGTGAGCGCCTTCTACCGGAAGCTCGTGGACGCCGTGGAGGAGCCCGAGGCGGCCGCCCTGTTCCGGCGCTTCCTGGAGATCGAGGACGGCCACACCGCGCTGGTGCAGGCCGAGATCGACCACGAGACCC
- a CDS encoding DUF72 domain-containing protein: MSGPPAGDLDLERFRFRGLHPQIHLGTASDRYAGWLGQIYDPERFAHRVTRRTKSLGGRKFVEEVLPVECVGEYFEHFPVLELDYTFYGPLLDPAGKPTGIYRTLLAYRGQLPEGARLLLKAPQAVTAHVLRRGGAVVPNPEYLNPELFAHRFLRPAAELLGPALAGVILEQEYRRKDEREAPERAAEEWGRFFAAVPACGLYHLELRTEAYLAPPLFQVLEHHGVGQVLSHWTWLPPLLRQFELGEGKFRNGSGEAVVRLMTPRNVRYEDAYAAAHPFDRLVPGMLDPGMVGDAATLMHEAAGRGQRLHVIVNNRAGGNAPLIARALAREFLARSGAQGAQS, translated from the coding sequence GTGAGCGGCCCCCCTGCCGGCGATCTGGACCTGGAGCGCTTTCGCTTCCGGGGTCTCCACCCCCAGATCCACCTCGGCACGGCCAGCGACCGATACGCGGGCTGGCTCGGCCAGATCTACGACCCCGAGCGCTTTGCCCACCGGGTGACCCGTCGGACCAAGAGCCTGGGCGGGAGGAAATTCGTCGAAGAGGTGCTGCCGGTGGAGTGCGTGGGGGAGTACTTCGAGCACTTTCCCGTGCTGGAGCTCGACTACACGTTCTACGGGCCCCTCCTGGACCCTGCCGGCAAGCCCACGGGCATCTACCGCACCCTGCTGGCCTACCGCGGGCAGCTCCCGGAGGGAGCCCGGCTGCTGCTCAAGGCGCCCCAGGCGGTCACGGCACACGTGCTCCGGCGGGGCGGCGCCGTCGTCCCCAACCCCGAGTACTTGAACCCGGAGCTCTTCGCCCACCGCTTCCTCCGGCCGGCGGCCGAGCTCCTGGGGCCCGCTCTGGCCGGGGTGATCCTGGAGCAGGAGTACCGGCGCAAGGACGAGCGGGAAGCGCCCGAGCGGGCGGCCGAGGAGTGGGGCCGTTTCTTCGCGGCCGTGCCTGCCTGCGGCCTCTACCACCTGGAGCTGCGCACCGAGGCGTACCTGGCCCCGCCGCTCTTCCAGGTGCTGGAGCACCATGGTGTAGGGCAGGTGCTCTCCCACTGGACCTGGCTCCCGCCGCTCCTGCGACAGTTCGAGCTGGGGGAGGGGAAGTTCCGCAACGGGTCCGGGGAAGCCGTGGTGCGGCTCATGACCCCTCGGAACGTGCGCTACGAAGATGCCTACGCGGCGGCCCATCCCTTCGACCGCCTGGTGCCGGGGATGCTCGACCCGGGCATGGTGGGGGACGCGGCCACCCTGATGCACGAGGCGGCGGGGCGGGGGCAGCGCCTCCATGTGATCGTCAACAACCGGGCAGGCGGCAACGCCCCCCTCATCGCCCGGGCCCTGGCCCGGGAGTTCCTGGCGCGCAGCGGGGCGCAGGGCGCGCAGAGCTGA